From the genome of Hymenobacter sp. PAMC 26628, one region includes:
- a CDS encoding ABC transporter permease — MAPPVLPAPPPAPAARPPGYYVRQRLWQNRPAVFGLVFIALCALVSVLGYWILPDNSPDASHGFVALQKQGPGLRVEFLRRPLPDSVLAGRPSDNIFRTWWRGREPAYEEVPIAAYQALGPDSALVRPWAEPGTAPGPPQRVAAGPRVARTHWLGTDKAGRDELSRLLLGTRISLGIGLVAVLISMALGMAVGALAGYFGGWIDSVLLGLMTVVWSIPGIMLVIAISLVLDSKGVWVSFVAVGLTMWVDVARVVRGQLLSLRSATFVEAGRVLGLPTSRLIARHLLPNLRGPLLVLATSNFAAAILLEAGLSFLGLGVQPPAPSWGLMVKEGYDLLGTQAGLWLTVLPGAAISLLVLSFNLLGNGLRDAYDPKTAVR, encoded by the coding sequence GTGGCGCCGCCCGTGCTGCCCGCTCCGCCGCCCGCGCCGGCCGCCCGCCCGCCGGGCTACTACGTGCGCCAGCGCCTGTGGCAGAACCGGCCCGCCGTGTTCGGCCTGGTGTTCATTGCGTTGTGCGCGTTAGTGTCGGTGCTGGGCTACTGGATTCTGCCCGACAACTCGCCCGACGCCAGCCACGGCTTCGTGGCGCTGCAAAAGCAGGGCCCCGGCCTCCGGGTGGAGTTCCTGCGCCGGCCGCTGCCCGATTCGGTGCTGGCCGGCCGCCCTTCCGACAATATTTTCCGCACCTGGTGGCGCGGCCGCGAGCCCGCCTACGAGGAAGTGCCCATCGCCGCCTACCAAGCGTTGGGCCCCGATTCGGCCCTGGTGCGGCCCTGGGCCGAGCCCGGCACCGCGCCGGGGCCCCCGCAGCGCGTGGCCGCCGGGCCCCGCGTGGCCCGCACCCACTGGCTGGGCACCGATAAAGCCGGCCGCGACGAGCTGAGCCGCCTGCTGCTGGGCACGCGCATTTCGCTGGGCATCGGGCTGGTGGCGGTGCTCATTTCAATGGCGCTGGGCATGGCCGTGGGGGCCCTGGCCGGCTACTTCGGCGGCTGGATCGACAGCGTATTGCTCGGGCTGATGACCGTGGTGTGGAGCATTCCGGGCATCATGCTGGTCATCGCCATTTCGCTGGTGCTCGATAGCAAAGGCGTGTGGGTCAGCTTCGTAGCTGTGGGCCTGACGATGTGGGTGGACGTGGCCCGCGTGGTGCGCGGGCAGCTGCTGAGCCTGCGCTCGGCCACCTTCGTGGAGGCCGGGCGGGTGCTGGGGCTGCCCACGTCGCGCCTCATTGCCCGGCACCTGCTGCCCAACCTGCGGGGGCCCCTGCTGGTGCTGGCCACCAGCAACTTCGCCGCCGCCATCCTGCTCGAAGCCGGCCTGAGCTTCCTCGGGCTGGGGGTGCAGCCGCCGGCCCCCAGCTGGGGCCTGATGGTGAAGGAAGGCTACGACCTGCTGGGCACCCAGGCTGGCCTCTGGCTCACGGTGCTGCCGGGCGCGGCCATCTCGCTGCTGGTTTTAAGCTTTAATTTACTGGGCAATGGCCTGCGCGACGCCTACGACCCCAAAACGGCGGTGCGCTGA
- a CDS encoding lysylphosphatidylglycerol synthase domain-containing protein, producing MTLLTLGLLYNSVFAAPDTAAAWRALLATALGGAGRGPVLGALALVPVNWGLEAWKWHRLARHLEPVTFGRSLRGVLVGLTLGFATPNRVGDYAGRILALKSRRVRALGAVFLGRYCQLVATVVAGVAGLLYFLLTFYLAGFPAAKLGVIITALVVCGLVLVPLYRSRLLVAALGLWRPLRRFRPALAVMPTYPARALHAVLVLSGLRYAVFCAQFLLLLRAYGVGAGRGPGLAAVAGTFLLKSLVPSLNALADVGVRELSATHLFGLLGQPALPVLSASLSLWVINIALPSAAGLLLVPGLRVWRSRSA from the coding sequence GTGACGCTGCTCACGCTGGGCCTGCTGTACAATTCCGTGTTTGCGGCCCCCGACACGGCCGCCGCCTGGCGCGCCCTGCTGGCCACGGCCCTGGGCGGCGCGGGCCGCGGGCCGGTGCTGGGGGCCCTGGCCCTGGTGCCCGTCAACTGGGGCCTGGAGGCCTGGAAGTGGCACCGCCTGGCCCGGCACCTCGAGCCCGTCACGTTCGGGCGCAGCCTGCGGGGCGTGCTGGTGGGCCTCACGCTGGGCTTCGCCACCCCCAACCGCGTGGGCGACTACGCCGGCCGCATCCTGGCGCTGAAAAGCCGCCGCGTGCGGGCCCTGGGGGCCGTATTTCTGGGGCGCTACTGCCAGCTGGTGGCCACCGTGGTGGCTGGCGTGGCGGGCCTGCTGTACTTCTTGCTGACGTTTTACTTGGCGGGCTTTCCGGCGGCGAAGCTGGGGGTAATCATCACGGCCCTAGTTGTTTGTGGGCTGGTGCTGGTGCCGCTCTACCGCTCGCGGCTGCTGGTGGCGGCGCTGGGCCTGTGGCGGCCGCTGCGGCGGTTCCGGCCGGCGCTGGCCGTGATGCCCACCTACCCGGCCCGGGCCCTGCACGCGGTGCTGGTCCTTTCGGGGCTGCGCTACGCCGTGTTCTGCGCGCAGTTTCTGCTGCTGCTGCGGGCCTACGGGGTGGGGGCGGGGCGGGGGCCCGGGCTGGCGGCGGTGGCGGGCACGTTCCTGCTGAAATCGTTGGTGCCCTCGCTGAACGCGCTGGCCGACGTGGGCGTGCGCGAGCTCTCGGCCACCCACTTGTTTGGCCTGCTGGGGCAGCCGGCGTTGCCGGTGCTCTCGGCCAGCCTCAGCCTGTGGGTCATCAACATTGCCCTGCCCAGCGCCGCCGGCCTGCTGCTGGTGCCGGGCCTGCGCGTGTGGCGCAGCCGCAGCGCGTGA
- a CDS encoding transposase family protein has product MLICDRFRRILFVSKMYEGHTHDFTIFKEIFAGFDFSLFRVHVDSGFYGLEQYVNPHFIFKPIKASKTKPLTSQQRQINTLLASGRVRVEHAIAKIKAFFSLRIENRLKDKRKLDDAMAICAGLANFKTKLAIA; this is encoded by the coding sequence CTGCTAATCTGTGACCGGTTTCGGCGCATTCTCTTCGTTAGTAAAATGTATGAGGGGCACACACATGATTTTACAATATTCAAGGAGATTTTTGCCGGATTTGATTTCTCTTTGTTTCGGGTGCATGTTGATTCTGGCTTTTATGGTTTAGAGCAGTACGTTAATCCACACTTTATTTTTAAGCCGATTAAAGCGTCTAAAACGAAGCCACTCACTTCTCAACAACGACAAATAAACACGCTTTTAGCCAGTGGACGGGTGCGCGTAGAACATGCCATTGCCAAAATAAAAGCTTTTTTTAGTTTACGAATTGAAAATCGCTTAAAGGACAAACGGAAGCTGGATGACGCGATGGCTATTTGTGCCGGATTAGCTAATTTCAAAACGAAGTTAGCTATAGCCTGA
- a CDS encoding transposase family protein yields the protein MASSIYHNARTERQYKAATGLSIAEFEALYEFFQQLYRPKAVLIQGPTQPILTDKKEALFFILHYYKAYPTLQNLGMYFGISDAAASQYLELLKPCLKTALRQQHVLAKRLFTGQTSFEQVFAGVEDLFIDVTEVPIERSAKQEVQRKQYSGKKNSIR from the coding sequence ATGGCTTCCAGCATCTACCACAACGCCCGCACTGAGCGTCAGTACAAAGCAGCCACTGGCTTATCAATAGCTGAGTTTGAGGCATTGTATGAGTTTTTCCAGCAGCTCTACCGTCCTAAAGCTGTGCTAATTCAAGGACCTACTCAGCCAATTTTGACGGATAAAAAGGAAGCACTCTTTTTTATTTTGCATTACTACAAAGCGTATCCAACGTTGCAGAATTTAGGCATGTATTTCGGCATATCAGACGCCGCAGCTAGTCAGTATTTAGAATTGCTCAAACCTTGTTTAAAAACAGCTTTACGCCAACAGCACGTATTAGCAAAACGTCTTTTTACGGGACAGACAAGCTTTGAACAAGTTTTTGCTGGAGTAGAAGATTTATTTATAGATGTAACGGAGGTGCCGATTGAACGCTCTGCTAAGCAAGAGGTTCAGCGAAAGCAGTATAGTGGTAAAAAAAACAGCATACGTTAA
- a CDS encoding glycosyltransferase, whose protein sequence is MAQPQRVRAAVVGPLLLAMPALYAGVMVWLRGGWQRSRAAAEAAQVAAEAGTGGPAETTAGALAEITAGASDKTGTGAPDAPAAGAPAVTRLPGKANAEAPASPAETAAAPLLFSVLIAARDEAAALPQLLADLAAQTLPAARFEVLIADDHSTDGTGALVRAAAAGLPFRLQLVELTPAQTGKKAALAAALALAGAPWLVCTDADCRLGPGWLAAYARLLAADATPDFISGPVLLTGPDTWFQRLLGLEFAGLVGVGGACIGRGAPTMCNGANLAYRRAAFDAVNGYAAHAHLASGDDEFLMHQLHAARPGSVRFLADAAAVVRTAAPATLGALLRQRVRWASKWRHYQSPASRRLAPLVLGANVALAAGAAGALAWPALGPWVCAAWLLKLGADGWLLALVLRFLGPRRWLWGLLPLQLLYAPYALAVGAAGWRGGYKWKGRAVR, encoded by the coding sequence GTGGCGCAGCCGCAGCGCGTGAGGGCGGCCGTGGTGGGGCCCCTGCTGCTGGCCATGCCCGCGCTCTATGCCGGCGTAATGGTTTGGCTGCGCGGCGGTTGGCAGCGCAGCCGCGCCGCCGCCGAAGCCGCGCAAGTGGCTGCCGAAGCAGGAACTGGGGGCCCTGCCGAAACAACCGCGGGGGCCCTTGCTGAAATAACTGCCGGGGCCTCCGACAAGACGGGAACCGGGGCCCCCGACGCCCCCGCCGCTGGGGCCCCCGCAGTTACCAGGCTTCCCGGCAAAGCGAACGCCGAAGCTCCCGCCAGCCCGGCCGAAACCGCAGCCGCTCCGCTGCTCTTCTCCGTCCTCATCGCCGCCCGCGACGAAGCCGCCGCGCTGCCCCAGCTGCTGGCCGACCTCGCCGCCCAAACCCTGCCCGCCGCCCGCTTCGAGGTGCTCATCGCCGACGACCACTCCACCGACGGCACCGGGGCCCTGGTGCGGGCCGCCGCCGCGGGCCTGCCGTTCCGGCTGCAATTGGTTGAGCTGACGCCCGCCCAAACCGGCAAGAAAGCCGCCCTGGCCGCCGCCCTGGCGCTGGCCGGGGCCCCCTGGCTCGTGTGCACCGACGCCGATTGCCGCCTGGGCCCCGGCTGGCTCGCCGCCTACGCCCGTTTGTTGGCCGCCGATGCCACGCCCGATTTCATCAGCGGCCCGGTGCTGCTCACGGGGCCCGACACGTGGTTTCAGCGGCTGCTGGGGCTGGAGTTTGCGGGCCTGGTGGGGGTGGGCGGCGCGTGCATCGGGCGCGGGGCCCCCACCATGTGCAACGGCGCCAACCTGGCCTACCGCCGCGCTGCCTTCGACGCCGTCAATGGGTACGCTGCCCACGCCCACCTGGCCAGCGGCGACGACGAGTTCTTGATGCACCAGCTGCACGCCGCCCGCCCCGGCAGCGTGCGCTTCCTGGCCGATGCCGCCGCCGTGGTGCGCACCGCCGCGCCCGCCACCCTGGGGGCCCTGCTGCGGCAGCGCGTGCGCTGGGCCAGCAAGTGGCGCCACTACCAAAGCCCCGCCTCGCGCCGCCTGGCCCCGCTGGTGCTGGGGGCCAACGTGGCCCTGGCCGCCGGCGCGGCAGGGGCCCTGGCCTGGCCCGCGCTGGGGCCCTGGGTGTGCGCCGCCTGGCTGCTCAAGCTGGGCGCCGACGGGTGGCTGCTGGCCCTGGTGCTGCGGTTTCTGGGGCCCCGGCGGTGGCTGTGGGGCCTGCTGCCGCTCCAGCTGCTCTACGCGCCCTACGCGCTAGCCGTGGGCGCCGCCGGCTGGCGCGGCGGGTATAAGTGGAAGGGTAGGGCGGTGCGGTGA